The Streptomyces sp. B3I8 nucleotide sequence CCGGCGTGGGGGGCGGGCGATGCGCGGGCAGCGTGGGTCCTCGGCGAGGGGAGGCCGCGGTGTCGTGTGCACGCGGCGGGTGGATCGGCTGGGGATGAGGTGGCAGAAGTGACATCACGTTATCGAGGTCGGTCGAAGACTGTCCGCGAAAGCCCGGGATTTCACCCGGACGGGGCAGTTTCGGAACCGGCGGTGGACGTAGGGGGTCGGACGAGGTCGTGGGTGTCGGTGGCGGGCCGTAGGTTCGGAGGAGTGAACGGGTGCGGATGTGTGCGGGCACATGGGCGCGAGCGCGTGCGGTGCCGGGATGTGCGGTGAGTGCGGGTGAGGCTTGAGATGACGATCGACGTGGGAAGGAGGCTCGTTCGGTGAGCGGCCGCAGGAGGAGGGCCCCGAAACCCAGGACGCGCGCGGGGCGTCGGGGGTTGCTGCTGGGCGCTGGGGTCGTCGTGGCGGGCGGCGCCGTCGCGGCGGCCGTGACGCTGTGGCCCGCCGGTGACGGGGGCGGCGGGACGCGCGCCTCCGACAGCGCCTCGGCGGGGACGGGGTCCACCAGCGCCTCGCCGTCACCGAGCCGCAGCTACCCGCTGTCGAAGCCGCCGCACACCATCCCCGCCGTGCGCGCGCACACCGCCGCCCACGGACCGGGCTGGCGGCCCGCGCGCGGCGCCCGCGTCGTCGTGGACGACGACGGCCTCGCCGACGAGGGGAAGCTGCTCGCCGGGGAACTGAGGATGACGTACGGCGGGCGGAACGGGGCCCGGTCGGGGGACGTGGAACTCGCGCTCGACGGCGGCGGGGACGCCGAGTCGTACACCCTGACCGTCGGCGGCGGCCGGGTGCGGATCGCCGGGCCGGGGCAGGCCGGCGTCTTCTACGGCACCCGCACGCTCAAGCAGGAGGTGCACGACGGCGGCACGGCACCCGAGGGCGTCGTGCGTGACGGGCCCGCCAAGCCGGTGCGCGGGTTCATGCTCGACATCGCCCGCAAGCACTTCACGGCCGGCTGGATCGAGGACCGGGTACGGGAACTGGGCGACCTGAAGTACAACGAGCTCGGTCTGCACTTCTCCGACGACCAGGGCTTCCGCATCGAGTCGGACACGCACCCCGAGGTGGTCTCCGAGGAGCACCTGAGCAAGACGGAGGTGAAGCGGATCGTCGCCCTCGCGGCGGAGCGGCACATCGCCGTCGTCCCCGAGATCGACTCCCCGGGGCACCTCGGCGCCGTCATCGCCGCCCACCCCGACCTGCAACTGCGCAACGCGCAGGGCGCCTCGGCGAGCCGGGGCACGCTGGACATCTCGAAGCCGGGGGCCGCGAGAATCGTCGACGAGCTGCTGGGGGAGTACGCGGACCTCTTCCCCGGCTCCGCCTGGCACCTGGGCGGCGATGAGTACCAGGCGCTGACCGCGTCGAACCCGGCCGCCTCCTATCCGCAGCTCGCCTCGGCGGTCGTGAAGCGGTACGGGGCGGGGGCGACCGTCGCCGACCTGGCGACGGGCTGGCTGAACGACCGCGCGGCGGTGGTCGCCCGGCACGGGCGGACCCCCCGGGCGTGGAACGACGGCTTCTACCGCTCGGTGAAGAAGGCGAGCGTCTCGAAGGACGTACGGGTCGCCTACTGGACGGGGAAGGAGTACGGGGCCCGGCAGCCGACGGAGTACCTCGCGGCCGGCCGCGAGGTCGTCAACTACAACGACGAGTTCCTCTACTACGTGCTCGGCCAGCCGCAGACGTTCGTCTACCCGACCGGGCAGCGCATCTACGAGCAGTGGACGCCGCGGGTGCTGCGCGGCACGACCGCCGTGCCGGCCTCGTACGACGACCGCATACGAGGCGGGGTGTTCGCGGTGTGGTGCGACATGTCGGGTGCCCAGACCCAGGACCAGGTCGCGGCCGGCATCCGGATGCCGCTGCGGGCGATGGTGCAGAAGCTGTGGGACCCGGGGAAGCCGGAGCTGTCCTGGAAGGATTTCCAGAGCCTGGCGAACCGGATCGGATGAACTCCCGGCCCCGGGTGACGTCCCGTCAACTGACGGACGGTGGCTGAATACTTGCCCCTGCGGGGTGGTGTGCATGAGGCGAGAGAGGGCTCTGGGGTGCTCCTGGCGTATCGCGCTCAGTAGTGGCAAACCGCGTTTCCCGTGAGAAAGTGGCGCCTCGCAAGGCGTTCCGGGGAGGGGCGATGAGCCTGTTGGACTTGATCGGCGAGGCCGACGCACGGGGGCTGGCCGCGAGCGGGTTGGCTTGTTTGGACCGGTGCGTGCCATTGCTCGGAGGCGGGGACGAGGCGCTGCGGCCCCTGTGGGCCTGCCTGGCCGGTGCCGAGGACGCGGAATGGGCGGCGCGGGTCGCCGAGGTGCGCGGCGAACTGCCGGGCACGGACGAGGCGGCCCCGTCCCCGGCGGGCACGGACCCCGCGGTCACGGCGGCGCGGCGGATGCTCGACGCGATGCCCGAGACGCGGGACGGCGACGCCCTGCGGGCGTGGGCCGAGGAGTGCTCGTTCGGCGCGCTGCGGGTGCACCGGCTGCTCGATCCGTCCGCCCCGGACGACGGGCCCGATCCGGTGCCCGGTTACCGGGAGGGCCGTACGGAGGGAGCCGCCCCGCTCGTCGCGGCGGAACTGCGGCGCCAGACCGCGGTCCTGGAACTCGTCGCCGAACACGGCGCGGCGGGACTGCGCCCGGCCCTGGAGGTGTGCACGGAGGGCCGCCGGGTATTGCGCGCGGTGGTCTCCCGCCGGGCCCGCGGTCGCGGACTGCCCCACTGAGGCACCGGGCCGAGGGCGACGACCGGGACCGCCACCCCCCACAGGAGAGGCCCCGGTCGTCGCTCGGCACGGGTCGCGCGGCGGCCCGCACTTCGTACAGCGCCGAGCACGCGATTTCTGTCACACCGTGACTCGTCGAGACGGTTGCGTGACGTACGGACGTGGACGGGACGCGGATTGAGGCCGTAACGTGCCATTCGCGCCGGACTGCGAAGCCCACCGTACGGACGAGGACCGACGAACGGACAGTGGGGGCGGCGCCAGTGCGTGCGCAAAGGGAGTTGCGGTGGGGGACGACGCGGAGCTGACCGCCGCGGTGCTCGCGGCCCAGGGTGGTGACGAGGCCGCGTTCCGGAAGGTGTACCGCACGGTGCACCCCCGACTGCTGGGGTACGTCCGTACGCTCGTCGGCGACGCGGACGCCGAGGACATCGCCTCCGAGGCATGGCTGCAGATCGCCCGTGACCTGGGGCGGTTCAGCGGGGACGCCGACCGGTTCCGGGGCTGGGCCGCCCGTATCGCCCGCAACCGCGCCCTGGACCACATACGGATGCGCGGACGTCGTCCGGTGATCGGCGGCGACGAGAACGAGCTGGCCGCCCGGGCCGCCGACTCCGACACGGCGTGCGAGGCCATCGAGGCGCTCGCCACCGACCGTGCCCTGTCGCTCATCGCCCGGCTGCCGCAGGACCAGGCGGAGGCGGTGGTGCTGCGCGTGGTCGTCGGACTGGACGCCCGCACCGCCGCCGAGACGCTGGGCAAGCGCCCGGGCGCCGTCCGCACCGCCGCGCACCGGGGTCTGAAGAGGCTCGCGGAGTTGCTGGGAGCGGACGCGGAGTCAACAAGCGCCCTCGACGCGCTCCCCCCACAGAGGCAACCGCGGGTACGCGCGGTGACGTCCGCAAGTGTGACGCGGTCGCGTTCGCGGACGCAGAAGGATGTGTGATGGCCGACGAGCAGTACCGGTGGCTGGACCGCGACACGGCGGAGCGTCTGCTGCGCGGAGAGCCGCACCGGGCCGTCGACGACGAGGCCCGGCCCCGGGCCGACCGGCTGTCCGAGGTGCTGGGCGCCCTGGCCCCGCCGCCCCCGCGCGACGACGCCGAACTCCCCGGAGAGGCGGCGGCACTGGCCGCGTTCCGCGCGGCGCGGACGGCCGACGGCGCCGAAACGGAATCCGGGCAGGCCACCGCGGCCCAGGGCGCCGACGCCGGTCTCGTGCGCCTCGGCCGCCCCTCGGCCGCCCCCCGCAGGCGGTCGACGCGACGGCCCGTGCGGCTCGGGCTCGCGGCCGGGCTGGCCGCGGTGACGCTCGGCGGGGTCGCGGTGGCGGCAGGCTCCGGGATGCTGCCGACCCCCTTCGGCGGGGACGAACCGGAACCCGGCACCTCGGTGACGGCCGGCGTCACGTCCCGGCCGTCCGACACCGCGACGGCGGACGGCGGTGGCACGGCCTCACCGGGCGGCACGGGGGAGGCGACCGGGGGCGGCGCCTCGCACGACGACACGGGCGGCGCGGGCGCGCGGTCCGGCGCCGGGGAGGACGGGACCGCGCCGCGCGGATCGCGGGAGTGGTGGAACGAGGTGCTCGACTCCTGTCGTGACGTTCGCGACGGCACATCCCTCAGCGCGGAGCGGCGGGATGTGCTGGAGGACGCGGCGGGCGGCAGCGGCCCCGGCCGGGTGAAGTCCTACTGTCGGACCGCGCTGGCCTCCGACGGCGGCGACGGCCCCGCCGCCACGAACGGGAACACCGGCAAGAGCAATGGCGAGGGCAAGGGGAACGGCAAGGCCAAGGGCAACGGCAACGCGAACGGCGGCGGCAACGGCGCCGGCGGCAACCAGGGCAACGGCAACGGCAACGCCAACGGCGGCGGGAACGGCAACGGCAACGGTGGTGGCGGTGGCGGAGGCCCCGGCAAGAGCCACGGCAAGGGAAACGGCAACGGCGGCGACAAGGGCTCCGGTCACCGGGGCGGCGGGCATGCCTCCGGCGCCCACGGCCCGAAGCGGCCGTGAGCGGCACAGGGTCGTAAGGGGGCGCGGGCGGGACCGGGGGAACGTGTCCCGCCCGCGCCGATGGCGCCGAGCCACGGGTACGGGGGGAACCCCGGCTCGTGTGCGCCGGCCGATGACCAGTCGGCCATTACGTACTGCGCCGGGCGGCCGAAAAACGTCACACCCGGGCGCGGACCGGTTCCACACCCGGGCGGCCCGCCCGCCGGCGCTCCTCCGTCGAGCCGTTTGCCGGCGCTCACCGCCCGTCGAACCGCCGGCCCACCGCTCCTCACCAGTGGACGACGACCTTGTCCCCGTCGCGGACCTGCGCGAACAGGGCCGCGATCTTCTGCTCGTCCCGCACGTTGACGCATCCGTGCGACCCCCCGGCGTAGCCGCGCGCCGCGAAGTCGTACGAGTAGTGCACCGCCTGGCCCCCGCTGAAGAACATCGCGTACGGCATCGGCGAGTCGTACAGCGTGGAGACGTGGTGCCGGGACTTCCAGTAGACGTGGAAGACGCCCTCCCTCGTCGGGGTGAGCTCGGTGCCGAACCGTACGGGCATCTCCGAGACCGTGCGGCCGTCGATCATCCAGCGCAGGGTTCGGCTCGTCTTGCTGATGCACAGCACCCGGCCGGTCAGGCAGCGCGGGTCCGGGGGCGCCGCCGGCTGCCCGCCGAACGCGTACAGCTCCCACTTCGTCGGCTCGTGCGTCATCGCCAGCAGCCGCTGCCAGGTGACGGTGTCCGTGCGGCCGGTCCGCGGCAGGCCGCGCTTGCCCTGGAAGCCGCCGACCGCCTTCGCGGTGAGGTCGTCGTAGGTGCCCGTCGGCCCGTCGAACAGCCAGGCGGCCTGTTTCAGCCGCGCCTGCAGCTCCCGTACGTCCCTGCCGTGGTCCCCGTCGGACCACAGCACCCGGGCCGGTGCGACCGTACGGGGCGCGGACGTGGCGCGCGGGGCGGCGGGTGGAGCCGCCTTGCCGGCGCCGCGGCCGGCCGGGGTGCCGGTGCCATGCGTGGCCGGTGTGCCCGTGCCGCGGGTGGCGGGGACGTCGATGTGGACGGGGTAGGTGCCCCCGCCCCGACCGTCGCCGTCCGTGGGCTGGACCGTGCAGCCGCCGACGGCCGCGATCACCACCAGCGCCCCGCCGGCGGCCAGCATCGCGCCGCCCCTCCCGAGCCGCCCGCGTCCCCCGCGCGGGCCGTACCGCCGCGGGACCGAAGCCTTCCTCCGGATACCTCGCTGCCGCGTACCTCTCCGCCGCACACCCCTCTTACGCACGTCGCCCCCAGCCGTCTCGCCGCTCGCCGATCGATGCCACACGCGCACCCCGTGTTCTGCCCGCCGTGCGGGCGCTCACGCGTGCTCCCCCGCGCGGGAAGGGGCACAGTTGTGAGCAAGGTCCCAACTCGACGCACTCCACCACGCGCACGCCCGCCGCTACAGTCCGTGGCGAGGGTCGTTCGTACCGGCGGGTAACCAACCGGTCGCGAGCCGCTCACCAGGCAGCTCACCAGGGCGGTTCGCCGGGCGGCGGGGACGGGCGGGGACCGGCGGGATCACCAAGCAATACGGAGGCACACACCATGGCGCGGGAGTCGGGCAGTGCTCGGTCCACGGAGAGCGGTCTGCCGATCGAACCGGTCTACGGACCGTCGGATCTTCAGGGCTGGGATCCGGCGGAGCGGCTGGGGGAGCCGGGGGCGTATCCGTACACGCGGGGTGTGTATCCGACGATGTACACAGGGCGGCCGTGGACGATGCGGCAGTACGCGGGGTTCGGTACGGCGACGGAGTCCAACGCCCGGTACAAGCAGCTGATCGCGAACGGGACGGCCGGTCTGTCCGTCGCCTTCGACCTGCCCACGCAGATGGGCCACGACTCCGACGCGCCGCTGGCCTCGGGCGAGGTCGGCAAGGTGGGCGTGGCGATCGACTCGCTCGATGACATGCGGGTGCTGTTCGGCGGGATCCCGCTGGACAAGGTGTCCACCTCGATGACGATCAACGCCCCCGCGGCGCTGCTGCTCCTGCTGTACCAACTGGTGGCGGAGGAGCAGGGGGTGCCGGCCCGGGAGCTGACGGGGACGATCCAGAACGACGTGCTGAAGGAGTACATCGCGCGAGGGACGTACATCTTCCCGCCGAAGCCGTCGCTGCGGCTGATCGCGGACATCTTCCAGTACTGCCGGGCGGAGATCCCGCGCTGGAACACGATCTCGATCTCCGGCTACCACATGGCGGAGGCAGGGGCCTCGCCGGTGCAGGAGATCGCCTTCACCCTGGCCGACGGCATCGAGTACGTGCGCACGGCGGTCGCGGCGGGGATGGACGTCGACGATTTCGCGCCCCGTCTGTCGTTCTTCTTCGTGGCGCGGACGACGATCCTGGAGGAGGTCGCCAAGTTCCGGGCGGCCCGGCGGATCTGGGCGCGGGTGATGCGCGAGGAGTTCGGGGCGAAGAACCCCAAGTCGTGGATGCTGCGGTTCCACACCCAGACGGCCGGGGTGCAGCTGACGGCGCAGCAGCCGGAGGTGAACCTGGTGCGCGTGGCGGTGCAGGGGCTGGGCGCGGTGCTGGGGGGCACGCAGTCGCTGCACACCAACAGTTTCGACGAGGCGATCGCGCTGCCCACGGACAAGAGTGCCCGGCTGGCGCTGCGCACGCAGCAGGTCCTGGCCTACGAGACCGATGTGACCGCCACGGTCGACCCGTTCGCCGGGTCCTACGTGGTGGAGCGGATGACCGACGACATCGAGGCGGCCGCGCTCGAACTGATGGGCAG carries:
- a CDS encoding methylmalonyl-CoA mutase; its protein translation is MARESGSARSTESGLPIEPVYGPSDLQGWDPAERLGEPGAYPYTRGVYPTMYTGRPWTMRQYAGFGTATESNARYKQLIANGTAGLSVAFDLPTQMGHDSDAPLASGEVGKVGVAIDSLDDMRVLFGGIPLDKVSTSMTINAPAALLLLLYQLVAEEQGVPARELTGTIQNDVLKEYIARGTYIFPPKPSLRLIADIFQYCRAEIPRWNTISISGYHMAEAGASPVQEIAFTLADGIEYVRTAVAAGMDVDDFAPRLSFFFVARTTILEEVAKFRAARRIWARVMREEFGAKNPKSWMLRFHTQTAGVQLTAQQPEVNLVRVAVQGLGAVLGGTQSLHTNSFDEAIALPTDKSARLALRTQQVLAYETDVTATVDPFAGSYVVERMTDDIEAAALELMGRVEDLGGAVEAIEQGFQKSEIERSAYRIAQETDAGERVVVGVNRFRLDEEEPYEPLRVDPAIEARQAERLAKLRAERDQPAVDAALAALKKAAGGDDNVLYPMKDALRARATVGEVCNALREVWGTYVPSDVF
- a CDS encoding glycoside hydrolase family 20 protein, which produces MLLGAGVVVAGGAVAAAVTLWPAGDGGGGTRASDSASAGTGSTSASPSPSRSYPLSKPPHTIPAVRAHTAAHGPGWRPARGARVVVDDDGLADEGKLLAGELRMTYGGRNGARSGDVELALDGGGDAESYTLTVGGGRVRIAGPGQAGVFYGTRTLKQEVHDGGTAPEGVVRDGPAKPVRGFMLDIARKHFTAGWIEDRVRELGDLKYNELGLHFSDDQGFRIESDTHPEVVSEEHLSKTEVKRIVALAAERHIAVVPEIDSPGHLGAVIAAHPDLQLRNAQGASASRGTLDISKPGAARIVDELLGEYADLFPGSAWHLGGDEYQALTASNPAASYPQLASAVVKRYGAGATVADLATGWLNDRAAVVARHGRTPRAWNDGFYRSVKKASVSKDVRVAYWTGKEYGARQPTEYLAAGREVVNYNDEFLYYVLGQPQTFVYPTGQRIYEQWTPRVLRGTTAVPASYDDRIRGGVFAVWCDMSGAQTQDQVAAGIRMPLRAMVQKLWDPGKPELSWKDFQSLANRIG
- a CDS encoding RNA polymerase sigma factor; this encodes MGDDAELTAAVLAAQGGDEAAFRKVYRTVHPRLLGYVRTLVGDADAEDIASEAWLQIARDLGRFSGDADRFRGWAARIARNRALDHIRMRGRRPVIGGDENELAARAADSDTACEAIEALATDRALSLIARLPQDQAEAVVLRVVVGLDARTAAETLGKRPGAVRTAAHRGLKRLAELLGADAESTSALDALPPQRQPRVRAVTSASVTRSRSRTQKDV
- a CDS encoding L,D-transpeptidase family protein codes for the protein MLAAGGALVVIAAVGGCTVQPTDGDGRGGGTYPVHIDVPATRGTGTPATHGTGTPAGRGAGKAAPPAAPRATSAPRTVAPARVLWSDGDHGRDVRELQARLKQAAWLFDGPTGTYDDLTAKAVGGFQGKRGLPRTGRTDTVTWQRLLAMTHEPTKWELYAFGGQPAAPPDPRCLTGRVLCISKTSRTLRWMIDGRTVSEMPVRFGTELTPTREGVFHVYWKSRHHVSTLYDSPMPYAMFFSGGQAVHYSYDFAARGYAGGSHGCVNVRDEQKIAALFAQVRDGDKVVVHW